The Sporosarcina ureae genome includes a region encoding these proteins:
- the speB gene encoding agmatinase gives MLNKNIETFLGFDAEYENSSFVIFGAPFDSTTSFRPGTRFASKVMRSESFGLETYSPYQEADLTDYSLFDGGDLELSFGNTERALEQIEEFTSLVLKDGKIPCMIGGEHLVTLGAVRAVAKKYPDLHVLQFDAHTDLREDYLDQHLSHATVIRRIWDLLGDNKIFQYGIRSGDRPEFEWAAQQHVFMNKFNFDGLEDTVEKLQGKPVYLTIDLDVLDPSVFPGTGTPEAGGVSFIELLKAILTVSGLNIVACDINELSPVYDQSGVSTAVACKVLRELTIAINKNNENGGVFNE, from the coding sequence ATGCTAAATAAAAATATAGAAACATTTTTAGGTTTCGATGCAGAATACGAGAATTCTTCATTCGTAATTTTCGGTGCTCCTTTCGATTCCACAACCTCTTTTCGTCCTGGCACGCGCTTTGCTAGTAAAGTGATGCGCAGTGAATCATTCGGTCTCGAGACATACAGTCCTTATCAAGAAGCCGATTTAACGGATTACTCATTATTCGACGGAGGCGATCTGGAACTGAGTTTTGGTAATACGGAGCGTGCGCTGGAGCAAATTGAAGAGTTCACTTCACTTGTTCTGAAAGACGGAAAAATCCCTTGCATGATTGGCGGCGAACATTTAGTGACCCTGGGCGCTGTACGTGCTGTTGCGAAAAAGTATCCAGACCTGCATGTTCTTCAATTCGATGCACATACCGATTTGCGCGAAGATTATTTGGATCAGCATCTGTCCCACGCCACCGTCATACGCAGAATTTGGGACTTGCTCGGCGATAATAAAATCTTTCAATACGGCATTCGTTCCGGTGATCGTCCTGAATTTGAATGGGCGGCTCAGCAGCATGTGTTCATGAATAAATTTAATTTTGATGGTCTTGAAGATACGGTTGAAAAACTACAAGGTAAACCCGTCTACTTGACGATTGATCTTGATGTACTGGATCCTTCCGTATTCCCTGGAACCGGTACACCGGAAGCGGGTGGCGTGAGCTTTATTGAATTGCTAAAAGCGATTTTGACAGTCAGCGGTTTGAATATCGTTGCCTGTGATATTAATGAGCTGTCCCCTGTCTATGATCAAAGCGGCGTATCGACCGCCGTTGCCTGTAAAGTGTTGCGTGAATTAACAATTGCAATAAATAAAAATAACGAAAATGGTGGTGTCTTTAATGAGTAA
- a CDS encoding saccharopine dehydrogenase family protein: MSKALIIGAGGVASVVAHKCCEVPDVFEEICIASRTKSKCDALKEKLDGGRTKIQTAQVDADNVPELVALINEFKPDIVINVALPYQDLTIMDACLETKVDYLDTANYEPLDTAKFEYKWQWAYKEKFEEAGITALLGSGFDPGVTGVFSAYALKHYFDEIHTIDIVDANAGDHGYPFATNFNPEINIREITANGRYYENGEFIETEPLEVKRVYDLPEIGPKDVYLLYHEELESLAKNITGVNKIRFWMTFSEKYLMHLRVLENVGMTSIEPIEFEGQQIVPLQFLKAVLPDPASLGPRTKGKTNIGCIYQGTKDGEPKTYYVYNICDHQECYREVGSQAISYTTGVPAMIGAMMMLTGKWKKPGVFNIEEFDPDPFMDALNEYGLPWHEDFNPTLID, encoded by the coding sequence ATGAGTAAAGCATTAATTATTGGAGCAGGCGGCGTAGCAAGTGTCGTCGCGCATAAGTGTTGTGAGGTACCAGATGTATTTGAAGAAATCTGTATCGCAAGTCGTACAAAGTCTAAATGTGATGCATTGAAAGAAAAGCTGGATGGCGGACGCACTAAAATCCAAACTGCACAAGTTGACGCGGATAACGTGCCCGAACTCGTTGCGTTAATCAATGAATTCAAACCGGACATCGTCATTAATGTCGCATTGCCTTATCAGGATTTGACAATCATGGATGCATGTCTCGAAACGAAAGTAGACTATCTGGATACTGCCAACTACGAGCCGCTTGATACAGCGAAATTCGAATATAAATGGCAGTGGGCTTATAAAGAAAAGTTTGAAGAAGCAGGTATTACAGCATTGCTCGGTAGCGGTTTCGACCCTGGCGTAACGGGTGTGTTCTCCGCTTACGCATTGAAGCATTACTTCGATGAAATCCATACGATTGATATCGTTGATGCGAACGCAGGCGACCATGGCTATCCATTTGCCACTAACTTTAACCCAGAAATAAACATCCGTGAAATCACAGCAAACGGACGCTACTACGAAAACGGAGAGTTCATCGAAACAGAGCCTCTTGAAGTGAAACGCGTCTATGACTTGCCTGAAATCGGACCGAAAGATGTCTACTTGCTATACCATGAGGAACTTGAATCTTTAGCGAAAAATATTACCGGTGTAAATAAAATCCGTTTCTGGATGACGTTCTCCGAAAAGTATTTAATGCATCTACGTGTACTTGAAAATGTGGGTATGACGTCCATCGAACCGATTGAATTCGAAGGTCAACAAATCGTTCCGCTACAATTCCTAAAAGCTGTACTACCGGACCCCGCTTCTCTTGGACCGCGTACGAAAGGAAAAACGAATATCGGTTGTATCTACCAAGGTACGAAAGACGGCGAGCCCAAAACGTATTACGTTTACAATATTTGTGATCACCAGGAGTGCTATCGTGAAGTAGGATCACAAGCTATTTCCTATACAACAGGTGTACCGGCTATGATCGGTGCGATGATGATGTTAACAGGCAAGTGGAAAAAGCCAGGCGTCTTCAATATTGAAGAGTTCGATCCAGATCCATTCATGGATGCGCTGAATGAGTATGGTTTACCTTGGCACGAAGACTTCAATCCTACTTTGATAGACTGA
- the speE gene encoding polyamine aminopropyltransferase, whose protein sequence is MNLWFTEDHSPHTRFSFRVEEHLYTATSEFQKIDVFQTTEFGRILALDGYVMVTEKDEFIYHDMIVHVPMATNPCIQKVLVIGAGDGGTVRELTRYPSIKQIDMVEIDEQVVKVCQKFLPQTAAQLTDPRVTLYFEDGLKFVRQQENAYDLIIVDSTDPFGPGEGLFTKEFYGNCYKALNEQGILVNQHESPFYAEDARGMQRAHKSIMGFFPVSKVYQAHIPTYPSGHWLFGLASKKYDPIEDLDADAWNALGLQTKYYNTKLHVGSFALPNYVKELLIHAK, encoded by the coding sequence ATGAACCTATGGTTTACTGAAGATCATTCACCTCATACCCGCTTTTCCTTTCGCGTTGAAGAACATTTATATACTGCGACGAGTGAATTCCAGAAAATCGATGTCTTTCAAACGACAGAGTTCGGTAGAATTTTGGCATTAGATGGCTATGTCATGGTGACGGAGAAAGACGAATTCATTTATCACGATATGATTGTTCACGTGCCAATGGCCACCAATCCTTGCATCCAGAAGGTATTGGTTATCGGTGCAGGTGATGGTGGCACTGTACGCGAATTGACGCGCTACCCTTCGATCAAACAAATCGATATGGTGGAGATTGATGAGCAGGTTGTGAAAGTATGCCAAAAGTTTTTACCGCAAACCGCAGCCCAACTGACGGATCCGCGCGTTACACTCTACTTTGAGGACGGTCTGAAATTCGTCCGTCAGCAAGAGAATGCCTATGATTTGATTATTGTTGACTCCACCGATCCATTCGGGCCGGGTGAAGGTCTCTTTACGAAAGAATTTTATGGCAATTGCTATAAAGCTTTGAACGAACAAGGCATTCTTGTGAACCAGCATGAAAGTCCCTTCTACGCTGAAGACGCGCGCGGTATGCAGCGAGCACATAAAAGTATTATGGGGTTCTTCCCCGTTTCTAAAGTCTATCAAGCACATATTCCAACCTATCCATCGGGGCACTGGCTGTTCGGATTGGCTTCTAAGAAATATGACCCGATAGAAGATTTGGATGCCGATGCTTGGAATGCACTTGGTTTACAAACAAAATACTATAATACAAAACTGCATGTCGGCTCGTTCGCCTTGCCGAATTATGTTAAGGAGTTACTGATTCATGCTAAATAA